In the Paenibacillus pabuli genome, one interval contains:
- a CDS encoding glutathione peroxidase encodes MATIYDFTVTKTSGERFPLYQYEGKPVLIVNTASKCKYTHQFDDIQKLYDKYKDQGLQVIGFPCNQFAEQEPGSSEEAASFCQINYGVKFPMFSKMDVNGDTAHPLYDFLKKSGPFAGFDESDVQAKLLKLMVADKAPEWLHGDAIKWNFTKFLINAEGQVVQRFEPVDSMDAVQTSIEQLL; translated from the coding sequence ATGGCAACAATCTATGATTTTACGGTTACCAAAACTAGCGGAGAACGATTCCCGCTCTATCAATATGAAGGAAAGCCCGTGCTGATTGTGAATACGGCAAGTAAATGCAAATATACGCATCAGTTCGATGATATCCAGAAGCTGTACGATAAGTATAAGGATCAAGGCCTTCAGGTTATCGGTTTTCCATGCAATCAATTTGCTGAACAGGAGCCCGGAAGCAGTGAAGAAGCGGCTTCGTTCTGCCAGATTAATTATGGTGTGAAATTCCCCATGTTCTCCAAAATGGACGTGAATGGTGACACGGCACATCCCCTGTATGACTTCCTGAAAAAATCGGGGCCTTTCGCCGGGTTTGACGAGTCCGATGTGCAAGCCAAGCTCTTGAAGTTAATGGTCGCTGATAAGGCACCGGAATGGCTGCACGGGGATGCAATCAAGTGGAATTTCACGAAGTTTTTGATCAATGCCGAAGGGCAAGTGGTTCAACGCTTCGAGCCCGTGGATTCCATGGATGCCGTTCAGACTAGCATTGAACAACTATTATAA
- a CDS encoding acyl-[acyl-carrier-protein] thioesterase, with protein sequence MATELPYVFQYRIGSSESDYKSLYRPSALLEHMQLAADRDLARMGITVSEMLNQGLGWMLITTDLTFLRQARLEEEVSLQTWHKGNKGVMWLRDYVLTDAEGNHIAEARTSWALVDLEKRKILRPAALPFEVKSHPELSLGEPPEKVVLPSALEPQEDYRLRVRYSSTDSNGHMNNARYADVCCDALTAEEHAARLTRMQISYHREIRMQEELVVERTEAMDGVIWIRGRSGTEEQNIIFEAKISLEEVII encoded by the coding sequence ATGGCAACGGAGCTACCTTATGTATTCCAGTACCGAATCGGATCATCCGAATCCGACTATAAGTCATTATACCGGCCTTCCGCCTTGCTGGAACATATGCAGCTTGCAGCAGACCGTGATTTGGCCCGGATGGGCATCACCGTTTCGGAGATGCTCAATCAGGGGCTGGGCTGGATGCTGATCACGACGGATTTGACCTTTTTACGCCAAGCTCGATTGGAGGAAGAAGTAAGTCTTCAGACTTGGCATAAAGGGAACAAAGGAGTCATGTGGCTGAGAGATTATGTTCTTACTGATGCAGAGGGGAATCACATCGCGGAGGCACGTACTTCCTGGGCGCTTGTCGATCTCGAGAAACGAAAGATTCTCCGACCTGCGGCATTGCCATTTGAAGTGAAGTCACATCCCGAATTATCCCTTGGTGAACCACCGGAGAAAGTGGTGCTTCCTTCAGCACTGGAGCCACAGGAAGACTATCGACTAAGGGTTCGATACAGCAGCACAGATAGCAACGGTCATATGAATAATGCCAGGTATGCCGATGTTTGCTGTGACGCACTTACAGCCGAGGAGCATGCTGCCCGTCTGACTCGCATGCAGATATCGTATCACCGGGAAATTCGAATGCAGGAAGAACTCGTCGTGGAACGGACGGAAGCGATGGATGGGGTGATCTGGATTCGCGGACGATCAGGGACAGAGGAACAGAATATCATTTTTGAAGCAAAAATAAGTCTTGAAGAGGTCATTATTTAA
- a CDS encoding tyrosine-protein phosphatase: MSTSNSLLKQGPQVQAKYSNNNGITLAWNMAENMEVEAVYHSVLPEFIESSSTLLDIQIDPAGAVFTRTVSPGRNYYHVKFANGSVSTINDRMIYTDGVINFRDMGGYLTEDGRTTRWGMLLRSADLHELSDQDLQTAAALGIDWICDLRSDFEVASRPSPAIGHAINTNIPFMAEASPEEMQKIGHDLHAGYKAMILNTDKCALILNELLNEERDTSLFHCAAGKDRTGVVCALILLTLGVPRNVVIEDYELTNLAVEGLMQRFLSGSNKDYQKYMDQMPELKGGIPEMMKAAFIEAALEAIDENYGSFEQYLTEGLGISAEQRTALQNKYLV, encoded by the coding sequence ATGTCAACATCTAATTCACTTTTGAAGCAAGGCCCTCAGGTTCAGGCTAAATACAGCAATAATAACGGGATTACATTAGCCTGGAATATGGCAGAGAACATGGAGGTAGAAGCAGTCTATCATTCTGTTCTACCAGAATTTATTGAATCCAGCAGCACGCTGCTAGATATTCAGATCGACCCGGCAGGAGCGGTATTTACGAGAACGGTGTCTCCTGGCCGCAACTATTATCATGTGAAATTCGCAAATGGGTCGGTATCTACCATTAACGATCGCATGATCTACACGGATGGCGTAATTAATTTCCGGGATATGGGCGGTTACCTCACAGAAGATGGTCGTACGACCCGTTGGGGAATGCTGCTGCGATCTGCGGATCTGCATGAGCTGAGTGACCAGGACCTGCAAACAGCAGCCGCGCTCGGTATTGACTGGATTTGTGATCTGCGCAGCGATTTTGAAGTAGCCAGCCGTCCAAGCCCGGCCATTGGTCATGCGATTAACACGAATATTCCCTTTATGGCGGAAGCAAGTCCTGAGGAAATGCAGAAGATCGGACATGATCTGCATGCAGGCTACAAAGCCATGATTTTAAATACGGACAAATGTGCACTCATTCTAAATGAATTATTAAATGAGGAGCGGGATACCTCCTTATTCCACTGTGCCGCTGGTAAAGACCGGACCGGAGTGGTATGTGCATTAATCCTTCTCACCTTGGGTGTACCGCGAAATGTGGTTATTGAAGACTACGAGCTGACGAATCTCGCGGTGGAGGGACTCATGCAGCGCTTCCTCTCCGGAAGCAACAAGGATTATCAAAAGTACATGGATCAAATGCCTGAACTTAAGGGCGGCATTCCAGAAATGATGAAAGCGGCCTTTATAGAGGCCGCACTTGAAGCAATCGACGAGAACTACGGGTCTTTTGAGCAGTATCTTACAGAGGGACTAGGCATTAGTGCAGAACAAAGGACAGCTCTTCAAAACAAATATCTGGTATAA
- a CDS encoding helix-turn-helix transcriptional regulator, whose amino-acid sequence MTRMHQFNAPLEYSYRSTRTFSSGASDGFHSHPHYEVYYFHAGECTYIIGDRVYSLEPGDLILMHGMTLHRAHPVPGGLYERTTLHFDPSLIRSSLHPDRISEVLMPFDELRNCRINLTGDIRAEFESLLLHLDQLSANSGEFRQERMTVRLCDLLYFVAGICRGIVVDHRPSSDKERHVQHIMGYVDTHYMKDIGLDDLASELHLSKPYLAGLFKEMTGSTIFKYLYDRRINQAKLLFQFQPDISVTEASRLSGFKRLSHFSRIFKQNVGCAPDLYRTRLHRTQ is encoded by the coding sequence ATGACACGTATGCATCAGTTTAATGCTCCGCTGGAATACAGTTATCGTTCAACGCGCACTTTTTCCAGCGGCGCGTCAGACGGGTTTCATTCTCATCCACATTATGAGGTTTATTATTTTCATGCCGGAGAGTGCACATACATTATAGGAGACCGCGTGTACAGCCTGGAACCAGGTGATCTAATTCTTATGCACGGGATGACGCTTCATCGGGCCCATCCGGTACCTGGCGGATTATATGAACGCACAACACTGCACTTTGATCCATCACTCATTCGCAGCAGCCTTCATCCAGATCGAATCAGCGAGGTGCTTATGCCTTTTGATGAGCTGCGAAACTGCCGGATTAATCTGACGGGTGACATCCGTGCGGAATTTGAATCCCTTCTGCTGCACCTGGATCAGCTTTCGGCGAATTCAGGCGAGTTCAGACAGGAACGAATGACCGTTCGTTTGTGCGATCTGTTATATTTTGTGGCTGGCATATGCCGTGGTATCGTGGTGGATCATCGCCCTTCTTCGGATAAGGAGAGACATGTCCAGCACATCATGGGTTATGTAGATACGCATTATATGAAGGATATAGGTTTGGATGATCTGGCAAGCGAGCTTCATTTGTCCAAGCCCTATCTAGCGGGATTATTTAAAGAAATGACAGGCAGCACCATATTCAAATATTTGTATGACCGCCGTATTAATCAGGCCAAATTGTTATTTCAGTTTCAACCTGATATCTCGGTAACCGAGGCAAGCCGATTGTCGGGGTTTAAGCGTTTGTCACATTTCAGTCGCATATTCAAACAAAACGTGGGCTGTGCACCTGATCTCTATCGTACTCGTTTACACCGGACACAGTGA
- a CDS encoding GntR family transcriptional regulator: MNKISLVDTAYMMLRERMVCGELMPETLLSENELAEEYQMSRTPIRHAIARLESEGYVTSLKNRGVLVKDVGGKEFLDLIEQIQSMLFYCFEMMKNPNREIYLNLESLAAHVEVQRTAEKRNDYPLYTEHHFLFMREIVESLNNGVMLNTFDSFRDKLYMYSIVRFKRTPHIKHYSAIGINRDTLHALSSNDYKAAQEVVLSLIPITRERMLATGQF; encoded by the coding sequence ATGAACAAAATATCGCTTGTCGATACAGCATACATGATGCTGCGTGAGCGAATGGTTTGCGGAGAATTAATGCCTGAAACCCTGCTATCCGAGAACGAATTGGCCGAGGAGTATCAAATGAGTCGTACACCAATCCGTCATGCCATTGCACGCCTTGAATCAGAAGGATATGTAACCTCTCTCAAAAATCGCGGTGTATTGGTCAAGGATGTAGGGGGGAAGGAATTTCTCGATCTGATCGAACAGATTCAATCCATGCTTTTTTACTGTTTTGAAATGATGAAAAACCCGAACAGAGAGATTTATTTAAATCTCGAGTCGCTTGCAGCTCATGTTGAGGTCCAGCGAACCGCCGAGAAAAGGAATGACTATCCCTTATACACCGAACATCATTTTCTTTTCATGCGGGAGATCGTTGAATCTTTGAACAATGGCGTAATGCTGAACACATTTGACTCATTCCGGGATAAACTTTACATGTATTCCATCGTCCGCTTCAAGCGAACTCCGCATATCAAACACTACAGTGCGATCGGAATTAATCGGGATACGCTGCATGCATTATCGAGCAATGATTATAAGGCGGCTCAAGAGGTTGTGTTATCCCTCATACCTATAACCCGAGAACGCATGCTTGCTACAGGGCAATTTTAA